A region of Paenibacillus sp. JNUCC-31 DNA encodes the following proteins:
- a CDS encoding HEAT repeat domain-containing protein, translating to MFPNLALAYLFLYICTALVAVGVILLFAMKMSHNGKRRKIEFYKLKQRDYFTYLQTALTEDSLLRLPPGKLAPLERRVIQSKLIEWIDQFKGEYRNKLIALCREAGFVEHDLKELSRIRYGRQIDAAYRLGGMRCPEAVPGLMELLKDEKPGPMAIMIGRSIARCTTRQGELKDMLALLLTKGKSIHHLAADILLETSLDTSRILLELLEDRNPDFVKVGLVAMWGQAVPEVMPALDRLLGAEHQDVRAEAVKLYLSASPALQDETILKLMQDSDPEVRAEVVQALGSKHAAGSIPLLRKALRDEDWGVRYNSAESLSKLGEPGFEALCQAAVQGTGAEREIAMQQIESTMQHSGTDHKAVDQMIAHNKKRLLYDRYFGPVRGNRTISKKRTGVAAVGGDYTA from the coding sequence ATGTTTCCGAATTTGGCTTTGGCTTATCTATTTTTATACATCTGCACAGCGCTCGTCGCTGTGGGTGTGATCCTGCTGTTTGCCATGAAAATGTCCCACAACGGCAAACGGCGCAAGATTGAATTTTATAAATTAAAGCAGCGTGATTACTTTACGTATCTGCAGACGGCGCTGACTGAGGACAGCCTCCTCCGATTGCCACCCGGGAAGCTGGCTCCGCTCGAGCGTCGGGTCATCCAGAGCAAGCTTATTGAATGGATTGACCAGTTCAAGGGAGAGTATCGCAACAAATTGATTGCGCTCTGCCGTGAAGCCGGGTTTGTAGAGCATGATCTGAAGGAACTGAGTCGTATTCGTTACGGACGCCAGATTGATGCAGCTTATCGATTGGGAGGTATGCGTTGTCCAGAGGCCGTTCCAGGTTTGATGGAATTGCTCAAGGATGAGAAGCCTGGCCCAATGGCGATTATGATTGGTCGTTCAATCGCCAGATGCACCACCCGTCAGGGTGAACTGAAAGACATGCTTGCCCTGCTGTTAACCAAAGGAAAATCGATTCATCATCTGGCAGCAGATATTTTGCTCGAAACCAGTTTGGATACCAGCAGAATTTTGCTTGAATTGCTGGAAGATCGTAATCCTGATTTTGTCAAAGTGGGACTGGTTGCAATGTGGGGACAGGCTGTACCCGAAGTAATGCCTGCACTCGACAGACTCCTTGGCGCAGAACATCAGGATGTGCGTGCCGAAGCGGTGAAGCTGTATCTTAGCGCAAGTCCGGCACTTCAGGACGAGACCATTCTGAAGCTCATGCAGGATTCGGACCCGGAGGTCCGTGCCGAAGTGGTTCAGGCGCTCGGTTCAAAACATGCGGCAGGCAGCATTCCACTGCTGCGCAAAGCGCTGCGTGATGAAGACTGGGGCGTACGCTATAACAGTGCGGAGAGCCTGAGCAAGCTGGGCGAACCGGGATTCGAAGCCTTGTGTCAGGCCGCCGTGCAGGGTACAGGTGCTGAACGCGAAATTGCAATGCAACAGATTGAGAGCACGATGCAGCACTCAGGAACAGACCACAAAGCCGTTGACCAGATGATTGCACATAACAAAAAAAGGCTGCTGTATGATCGGTACTTCGGTCCCGTACGTGGGAACCGGACAATTAGCAAGAAACGTACAGGTGTGGCTGCGGTAGGAGGGGATTACACTGCTTAG
- a CDS encoding DNA polymerase IV, which translates to MPRKDGRVIMLADCQSFYASVEKSAHPEYRDRPLVVAGDPARRSGIILAACPLAKSYGITTAERLGEALAKCPDVVVIRPRMAEYIRVSLHITRILQSYTDLVEPYSIDEQFLDVTGSLDLFGSPETIARSIQDRVMEETGVYIRVGISDTKVVSKMACDLYAKKVPGGIYTLPRKDMQTTLWKKPVRDMFMVGSRMGQHLYKMGIHTIGDLAQTPLSRLRERWGVNGEVLWRIARGIDDSPVKPGTYAHQQQGIGHQMTLPRDYESWADIKVVLLELAELVSRRSRDKSLMGNVVSVGCRGHDYDRPTGFSRQMKVNEPTNITDEVYDAAAALFLRHWDGLPIRRISVSLTGLVPDSEVQLSWFDDRERKRELERATDDIKRKFGDTAIMRASSLCSSAQAQDRSHKIGGHYK; encoded by the coding sequence ATGCCCCGCAAAGACGGACGTGTCATTATGCTGGCCGATTGCCAGTCATTTTATGCCAGTGTGGAAAAGTCTGCACATCCTGAATACAGAGACCGTCCGCTTGTTGTTGCGGGAGATCCTGCACGCCGTTCAGGCATTATTCTGGCAGCCTGCCCACTCGCCAAGTCCTATGGAATTACTACAGCAGAACGACTGGGTGAGGCTCTCGCCAAATGCCCCGATGTTGTCGTCATTCGTCCCCGGATGGCCGAATATATTCGTGTTTCCCTGCACATTACCCGTATCCTTCAGTCCTATACCGATCTGGTTGAACCGTATAGCATTGATGAACAATTTCTCGATGTCACCGGAAGTTTGGACCTGTTCGGCAGTCCTGAAACGATTGCCCGCAGCATTCAGGACAGGGTCATGGAAGAGACTGGCGTCTATATCCGCGTCGGCATCAGCGACACCAAGGTTGTCAGCAAGATGGCCTGTGATCTGTATGCCAAAAAAGTCCCGGGAGGCATCTATACGCTGCCCCGCAAAGACATGCAGACAACATTGTGGAAAAAGCCTGTTCGAGACATGTTTATGGTCGGTTCCCGGATGGGGCAGCATCTCTATAAGATGGGGATTCATACGATCGGTGATCTGGCGCAGACTCCATTGTCCCGGCTTAGAGAACGTTGGGGGGTAAACGGTGAGGTACTGTGGCGTATTGCCCGCGGGATCGATGATTCTCCGGTAAAACCCGGGACATATGCTCACCAGCAGCAGGGCATCGGACATCAGATGACATTGCCTCGGGACTATGAATCATGGGCAGACATCAAGGTGGTGCTGCTCGAATTGGCAGAGCTGGTCAGCCGGCGTTCCCGGGACAAATCGCTCATGGGCAATGTCGTCTCTGTAGGCTGTCGGGGGCATGATTACGATCGTCCCACCGGCTTCTCCCGCCAGATGAAGGTAAATGAACCTACCAACATCACCGATGAAGTATACGATGCGGCAGCAGCTCTGTTTCTGCGCCATTGGGACGGATTACCCATTCGCCGCATTAGCGTGTCATTGACCGGACTTGTGCCCGATTCCGAAGTACAGCTGTCCTGGTTTGATGACCGGGAACGCAAAAGAGAACTGGAACGTGCCACGGATGACATCAAACGCAAGTTCGGAGATACCGCGATCATGCGGGCCTCCTCGCTCTGCTCGTCCGCACAGGCACAGGACCGTTCTCATAAAATTGGAGGTCACTATAAATGA
- a CDS encoding YolD-like family protein, with protein MSKKLQQNGIFESSRMMLPEHREAYIIHQEQLAPRIRPSLDAQAAEEMSRLLSNSMLLGDAVTITLFHEHDDIRFTGQVLRLDSPSRTLKLLTETGTRDIQMNLITDVVLANE; from the coding sequence ATGAGTAAAAAATTACAGCAAAACGGGATCTTTGAATCCTCACGCATGATGCTGCCCGAACACCGGGAAGCCTACATCATTCATCAGGAGCAACTCGCTCCCCGTATTCGCCCGTCCCTGGATGCCCAGGCAGCGGAAGAAATGTCCCGCTTGCTTAGCAACTCCATGCTGCTTGGGGATGCAGTCACCATCACCCTGTTCCATGAACATGATGATATCCGCTTTACCGGGCAGGTGCTTCGACTGGACTCCCCTTCCCGTACGCTTAAGCTGCTAACAGAGACCGGGACCCGGGACATTCAGATGAATCTCATTACGGATGTGGTACTTGCGAATGAATGA
- the glsA gene encoding glutaminase A → MSNAAMERLNLLLPEWLETSRLHTGQGKVASYIPELVKASQDELGIHIMDAEGNDVSAGDCGVPFTMQSISKVFTLILALMDHGEEAVFFNVGKEPTGDDYDSMIKLELVEPGIPFNPLINAGAITVSSLIAGDCKEEKSRRILEFFRKLANNDRLGYNEAVFQSESDTGHLNRSLGYFLKHNGVLKDDVEDVLAVYFRHCSIEVTCSDLARMALVLAYDGTDPITGNELIPRRYVQIAKTFMTTCGMYNASGEFAIQVGLPAKSGVSGGILTLVPGQFGIGLVGPALNRKGNSIAGVHLLERLSNEFDWSLF, encoded by the coding sequence ATGAGCAATGCTGCAATGGAACGCCTGAACTTGTTACTGCCGGAATGGCTGGAGACCAGCCGTCTGCACACTGGACAGGGGAAAGTAGCTTCCTATATACCGGAGCTAGTCAAGGCCTCGCAGGATGAACTGGGGATACATATCATGGACGCCGAAGGAAATGACGTATCAGCCGGGGATTGTGGTGTCCCGTTCACGATGCAAAGTATCTCCAAGGTATTTACACTCATTCTGGCCCTGATGGATCATGGGGAGGAAGCGGTCTTTTTTAATGTAGGAAAAGAACCCACCGGGGATGATTACGACTCGATGATCAAGCTTGAACTGGTGGAACCGGGTATTCCGTTTAATCCATTAATCAATGCAGGTGCGATCACGGTATCGTCCCTGATTGCCGGAGATTGCAAGGAGGAGAAATCACGGCGCATTTTGGAATTTTTCCGCAAGCTGGCGAATAATGATCGGCTGGGTTATAACGAAGCGGTATTTCAATCCGAATCGGATACAGGCCATCTGAACCGCTCGCTTGGTTATTTTCTGAAGCATAACGGTGTGCTCAAGGATGACGTCGAGGATGTGCTTGCCGTCTATTTCAGGCATTGCTCCATAGAGGTGACTTGTTCGGACCTGGCCCGTATGGCACTGGTGCTTGCCTATGACGGGACAGATCCCATCACCGGGAATGAGCTTATTCCTCGCCGTTATGTACAGATCGCCAAGACATTCATGACCACCTGCGGTATGTATAATGCATCAGGTGAATTTGCGATTCAGGTCGGGCTGCCTGCCAAGAGTGGAGTGTCGGGCGGAATCCTGACCCTGGTTCCAGGCCAGTTTGGTATCGGTCTTGTAGGTCCGGCTCTGAATCGGAAAGGAAACAGCATTGCAGGTGTGCATCTGCTCGAACGTCTTTCCAATGAATTTGACTGGAGTTTGTTCTAA
- a CDS encoding GNAT family N-acetyltransferase encodes MNFMKYAQPDFADYYALVSNIEVMQQITERALPEHEAIAEFESMVNYNQGNDCGYYRISGEDGIGMAYAKLIPDESDPSRAEMGYMILPEYWGKGHGTSIAARLIIQAQAAGMAVLYAVIDPSNAASRRILLRQNFVSTWVGDYHGLPGEILELNLQVKR; translated from the coding sequence ATGAATTTCATGAAATATGCACAACCTGATTTTGCGGATTATTATGCTCTTGTATCCAATATTGAAGTGATGCAACAGATTACCGAACGTGCTCTTCCTGAGCATGAGGCTATAGCGGAGTTTGAATCCATGGTGAATTATAATCAGGGGAATGACTGCGGATATTATCGGATATCTGGTGAAGATGGGATAGGGATGGCCTACGCCAAACTGATCCCGGATGAATCTGATCCGTCCCGGGCGGAAATGGGTTATATGATTTTGCCGGAATATTGGGGGAAAGGACACGGGACTTCTATCGCAGCTCGGCTGATTATTCAGGCACAGGCGGCAGGAATGGCTGTACTCTATGCCGTTATCGATCCGTCCAATGCGGCATCCCGTCGAATATTGCTTAGACAGAATTTTGTATCTACATGGGTTGGGGACTATCATGGGCTGCCCGGCGAGATTCTGGAGCTGAATCTTCAGGTGAAGCGGTAA
- a CDS encoding L-lactate MFS transporter, whose amino-acid sequence MKMNRWLIVLGTIIVQMGLGTIYTWSLFNQPLSDRFGWDVSSVAITFSITSFALAFATLFAGRLQERWGLRRLIRVAGVVLGLGLVLSSQVSSLTLLYILAGFVVGFADGTAYITSLSNLIKWFPERKGLISGISVGAFGTGSLLFKYVNSALISAVGPAQAFMYWGMIVLVLIVGGSFLIREAVVRGQAPASSNEGAKKQEARQDYTVKEMLRTKEAYMLFVIFFTACMSGLYLIGIVKDIGVQLAGLNVATAANAVAMVAIFNTAGRIILGALSDKVGRMKVIAGALLVTAVAVMTLSLVPLSFGIFFACVAAIAFCFGGNITVFPAIVADYFGLKNQSKNYGVIYQGFGFGALAGSFISALLGGFHLTFIVIAVLCAVSLLLALIITPPGQGRRTRQREQQMNLNPSSRAS is encoded by the coding sequence ATGAAAATGAACCGCTGGCTTATTGTACTGGGAACCATCATTGTACAAATGGGTCTTGGAACCATCTACACCTGGAGTTTATTTAATCAACCGTTGTCTGATCGTTTCGGTTGGGACGTCAGCTCGGTCGCGATAACTTTTTCGATTACCAGTTTTGCTTTGGCATTTGCCACATTATTTGCAGGGCGACTGCAAGAACGATGGGGGCTTCGTCGCCTGATTCGGGTAGCCGGTGTGGTGCTTGGTCTGGGACTCGTGCTCAGTTCTCAAGTGAGTTCGTTGACACTGCTCTACATCCTGGCCGGATTTGTAGTTGGATTCGCGGATGGTACGGCGTATATTACTTCCCTGTCCAACCTGATCAAGTGGTTCCCTGAGCGAAAAGGTCTGATCTCGGGGATTTCGGTCGGTGCTTTTGGTACAGGCAGTCTGTTGTTCAAATATGTGAACTCGGCATTAATCAGTGCCGTTGGTCCTGCTCAAGCCTTTATGTACTGGGGCATGATAGTATTGGTATTGATTGTGGGCGGCTCGTTCCTGATCCGTGAAGCGGTTGTTCGCGGACAGGCTCCAGCGAGCAGCAACGAGGGTGCGAAGAAACAAGAAGCACGTCAGGATTATACGGTCAAAGAGATGCTGCGTACCAAAGAAGCTTACATGCTCTTCGTTATTTTCTTCACGGCATGTATGAGTGGTTTGTATCTGATTGGCATTGTGAAAGATATCGGTGTACAGCTGGCAGGGCTTAACGTGGCTACAGCGGCGAATGCCGTGGCGATGGTTGCGATCTTTAATACCGCTGGACGTATTATTCTGGGTGCGCTGTCGGATAAAGTAGGACGGATGAAAGTCATTGCCGGAGCCCTGCTGGTTACAGCTGTTGCCGTGATGACCTTGAGTCTGGTACCTCTAAGCTTTGGCATCTTCTTCGCCTGTGTGGCTGCTATCGCGTTCTGCTTTGGTGGCAACATTACAGTCTTCCCGGCGATTGTGGCGGATTACTTTGGACTGAAAAATCAGAGCAAAAACTACGGCGTCATCTATCAAGGATTTGGATTTGGTGCCTTGGCCGGATCGTTTATCAGCGCCCTGTTAGGCGGGTTCCACCTTACCTTTATTGTGATCGCTGTACTCTGCGCTGTCTCGCTCTTGCTGGCGTTGATTATAACGCCTCCGGGTCAGGGACGTCGTACACGTCAACGTGAACAGCAGATGAATCTTAACCCTTCATCCCGGGCAAGCTGA
- a CDS encoding LytR/AlgR family response regulator transcription factor: MRALIVEDEIPASEELNYLIQEHSQIEVVDCLEDGLDVLKFLQEQEVDVIFLDINIPSLDGMMLAHHIGKFASKPYIVFTTAYKEHAAEAFELEAFDYILKPYDEKRIATMLKKLETAFKRDHEQEVRERGNDDGQAQHTAQVNDEWSVSGMQDRESNAQTERRINLLRNDNIIVTDTADIYYAEAQEKVTKVYTKNGEFTMPISISDFHGRLPQETFFRCHRSYVVNLSQIREIVPWFNNTYLLRLRDLEAEVPVSRGKVKEFRQLMRI; the protein is encoded by the coding sequence ATGAGAGCTCTTATTGTTGAAGATGAGATTCCGGCAAGTGAGGAACTGAATTATTTGATACAGGAACATAGCCAAATTGAAGTGGTAGATTGTCTGGAAGATGGACTGGATGTGCTGAAGTTTCTGCAGGAGCAGGAAGTCGACGTTATTTTCCTTGATATTAACATTCCTTCATTGGATGGCATGATGCTGGCGCATCATATTGGGAAGTTTGCGAGCAAGCCCTATATCGTATTCACTACGGCGTACAAGGAACATGCGGCTGAGGCCTTTGAGCTGGAGGCGTTTGACTATATTCTGAAGCCGTATGATGAAAAGCGAATTGCCACGATGCTGAAGAAACTCGAAACGGCATTCAAACGGGATCATGAGCAAGAGGTGCGTGAACGTGGCAACGACGATGGACAGGCTCAGCATACGGCACAAGTGAACGACGAATGGTCTGTATCCGGCATGCAGGATCGGGAATCGAATGCCCAGACGGAGAGACGCATCAATTTGCTTCGCAATGACAATATTATTGTGACAGACACTGCCGATATTTATTATGCGGAAGCACAAGAGAAAGTAACGAAGGTATATACCAAAAACGGTGAGTTTACGATGCCGATCAGCATTTCGGATTTTCACGGGCGTTTGCCGCAGGAAACCTTTTTCCGCTGCCATCGTTCTTACGTGGTGAATTTGTCTCAAATCCGTGAAATTGTCCCTTGGTTTAACAATACGTATCTGCTTCGTTTGCGCGATCTGGAGGCTGAAGTGCCTGTTAGCCGGGGCAAGGTCAAGGAATTCAGGCAGCTCATGCGCATCTAG
- a CDS encoding sensor histidine kinase — MLLGLFERAALLIIFLFFLSRVPRFRQILQKGTLRWQEYIAVTLLFCAFAIFGTYTGINVEGSLVNVRIIAIMSGGILFGAPVGIITGIVSGVHRYLIDMDGVTAIPCLITSILAGLVSGYIHKYTPKSKRWMIGIAAGMICEALTMLLILLYSYPDPLGADIVSKIALPMILGEMNIGLIVLLVQSVEGEKEMIAARQAKLALEIANKTLPYFRSIDEDSLRTICRIIQEDIQADAVAITDTRNVLAYVGFGEERYHIGNEIISEMTKKTISSGEITISNDVIDEKTPDIHSLLIIPLKERGEVTGALKIYYRKAYKITYPLQTMAVGLSQIISTQMEVSRVEEIKAAANKAELRALQTTIHPHFLFNALNAIASSIRTKPDRARELIVNLSGYMRYNLELSDELIDIHKELEQVRNYVEIEKARFGSRLNVIYEIDEVAVHIPSLVIQPLVENAIIHGILKVKGPGNVRIRVQDYPDFVRIGVSDTGAGIGADIIDRVYHDRMPGNQIGLYNVHRRVKLIYGQGLTITRLEQGTDIIFDVPKGDAVTR; from the coding sequence ATGCTGCTGGGTTTGTTCGAACGGGCGGCACTGCTGATTATATTTTTATTCTTTCTGTCGAGGGTACCGCGGTTTAGACAGATTTTGCAAAAGGGAACATTGAGATGGCAGGAATACATTGCGGTTACGTTGTTATTCTGTGCATTTGCCATCTTTGGCACGTATACCGGCATTAATGTGGAAGGTTCGCTGGTGAATGTGCGCATTATTGCGATCATGTCTGGCGGCATTTTATTCGGAGCGCCTGTGGGCATCATTACTGGAATTGTCTCTGGGGTACATCGGTATTTGATCGATATGGATGGGGTCACGGCCATCCCGTGTCTAATCACGAGTATCCTAGCAGGTCTGGTCTCCGGGTATATACATAAGTATACGCCCAAGTCGAAGCGCTGGATGATTGGTATTGCGGCCGGAATGATCTGTGAAGCACTTACGATGCTGCTTATCCTGCTGTATTCCTATCCCGATCCACTGGGTGCCGATATCGTCTCGAAGATTGCACTCCCGATGATATTGGGTGAGATGAACATTGGGCTGATCGTTCTGCTGGTGCAGAGTGTGGAAGGGGAAAAGGAAATGATTGCGGCTCGTCAGGCCAAGTTGGCGCTGGAAATTGCCAATAAGACCTTGCCCTACTTCCGTTCCATTGATGAGGACTCTCTGCGGACAATCTGCCGGATTATTCAGGAGGATATTCAGGCCGATGCGGTTGCGATTACAGATACCCGAAATGTACTGGCTTATGTGGGATTTGGTGAGGAACGATATCACATCGGCAATGAAATTATTAGCGAGATGACGAAGAAGACAATCTCCAGCGGAGAGATTACGATCAGCAATGATGTAATTGACGAAAAAACGCCGGATATCCACTCCCTCCTCATCATCCCGCTCAAAGAGCGGGGAGAAGTGACGGGTGCGCTGAAAATCTATTACCGCAAAGCGTACAAGATTACGTATCCTTTGCAAACAATGGCTGTGGGCCTGTCCCAGATTATCTCCACCCAGATGGAAGTATCACGTGTGGAGGAGATCAAGGCTGCCGCCAATAAAGCGGAGCTGCGTGCATTGCAGACCACAATCCATCCTCATTTTCTATTCAATGCGCTGAACGCCATTGCTTCATCGATTCGCACCAAGCCGGATCGGGCGCGCGAACTGATTGTGAATCTGTCCGGATATATGCGCTATAATCTGGAGTTGTCGGATGAACTTATCGATATTCACAAGGAGCTGGAACAGGTCCGCAATTATGTGGAAATTGAGAAGGCACGTTTTGGCAGCAGGCTTAACGTCATTTATGAGATTGATGAGGTAGCTGTGCATATCCCAAGTCTGGTCATCCAGCCCCTTGTGGAAAATGCCATCATTCACGGCATTCTCAAGGTCAAAGGACCCGGAAACGTACGGATTCGGGTACAGGACTATCCTGACTTTGTGCGAATTGGGGTCAGTGATACAGGTGCAGGGATTGGAGCGGATATTATTGACCGGGTATACCATGACCGGATGCCTGGCAACCAGATCGGGTTGTACAATGTGCATCGGCGGGTGAAGCTCATTTATGGACAAGGATTAACGATTACCCGGCTGGAGCAAGGCACCGATATTATATTTGATGTACCCAAAGGAGATGCAGTGACAAGGTGA
- a CDS encoding stage VI sporulation protein F, translating into MGYQQYGISPQLVERIKTKMKNPAVKERIKKLIDGVTKSDLQDKAKVRRLVKSSAVIMNENFSAAQEEQFVAFVLAQKIDPNNTFHLIKLWGMFR; encoded by the coding sequence TTGGGTTATCAACAATATGGAATCAGTCCGCAGCTGGTAGAGCGGATTAAAACGAAGATGAAAAATCCCGCTGTCAAAGAGCGTATCAAAAAGCTGATCGATGGGGTCACCAAATCGGATCTGCAGGATAAGGCCAAGGTGAGAAGGCTGGTCAAATCATCAGCGGTCATTATGAATGAGAATTTTTCTGCGGCTCAGGAGGAACAATTCGTAGCATTTGTCCTCGCGCAGAAGATCGATCCGAACAATACGTTTCATTTGATTAAGCTATGGGGCATGTTTAGATAG
- the recG gene encoding ATP-dependent DNA helicase RecG, which yields MKWEEISVKQISGVSALKEGELHAFGISTVKDLLEYYPFRYEDYRLRSLSEVKDGDKITVQGKVMGIPVLQRYGKKSRLTCKVMTEEWMISATWFNRHFLKDQLTPNREIVITGKWEQKRMQMTVTDSEFPDKGEGRSGTLQPVYSVTGKLTQSWMRKTINQGLVQFGDMIPEILPQSLMKKYGFMPRKQAIAGIHRPQDNREGQQARQRMVYEELFLFQLKMQAYRALNRDRMDGVVHTTDNTTIREFVRSLPFELTDAQKKVELEILHDMRSPYSMNRLLQGDVGSGKTVIAAIALYTTVRSGFQGALMVPTEILAEQHMRSLQKLFEPFGVTVGLLTGSVNGRKRKDLIASLQMGMIDIVVGTHALIQEDVFFRDLGLVVTDEQHRFGVNQRSILRRKGYNPDVLTMTATPIPRTLAITAFGDIEVSTISERPKGRIPISTYWVKHDMMDRVLGFISREVDQGRQAYLICPLIEESEKLDVQNAIDLHIQMQQNFPKYRVGLLHGRMTAAEKEEMMRDFYSNEIQLLVSTTVVEVGVDVPNATLMVIMDADRFGLSQLHQLRGRVGRGAHASYCVLIADPKTEVGQERMKVMTETEDGFEVSRRDLDLRGPGDFFGTKQSGLPEFRLADMVGDFAVLEQARDDVSSLIADASFWTSVDYAPLRDFLQQQQVFQGDLID from the coding sequence ATGAAATGGGAAGAAATATCGGTTAAACAAATTAGCGGCGTGAGTGCTCTCAAAGAGGGAGAGCTTCACGCCTTTGGCATCTCTACTGTAAAAGACCTGCTTGAATACTATCCGTTCCGTTATGAGGACTATCGCCTGCGTTCGCTCAGCGAAGTGAAGGATGGGGACAAAATTACGGTGCAGGGTAAAGTGATGGGCATCCCGGTGTTGCAGCGCTATGGCAAAAAGTCACGCCTTACCTGTAAGGTGATGACGGAAGAGTGGATGATTTCAGCCACCTGGTTTAATCGGCATTTTCTAAAGGATCAGCTTACGCCTAACCGGGAGATTGTCATAACCGGGAAATGGGAACAAAAGCGTATGCAAATGACCGTAACAGACTCGGAATTCCCGGATAAAGGGGAAGGGCGTTCAGGCACGCTGCAACCCGTGTATTCCGTAACCGGCAAGCTTACGCAATCCTGGATGCGTAAAACGATCAATCAGGGGTTAGTTCAGTTCGGAGACATGATCCCCGAAATTCTGCCTCAATCACTTATGAAGAAATATGGATTCATGCCCCGCAAACAGGCGATTGCCGGAATTCATCGTCCGCAGGATAATCGGGAAGGCCAGCAGGCCAGACAGCGGATGGTGTATGAGGAACTGTTTTTGTTTCAACTCAAGATGCAGGCTTACCGGGCATTGAACCGGGATCGCATGGATGGTGTCGTGCATACAACGGATAATACGACGATTCGTGAGTTTGTTCGCAGTCTGCCGTTTGAATTGACCGATGCCCAGAAGAAGGTAGAGCTTGAAATTCTGCATGATATGCGTTCACCGTATTCGATGAATCGGTTGCTGCAGGGAGATGTAGGCTCAGGTAAGACGGTTATTGCGGCGATTGCCCTGTATACAACCGTTCGTTCCGGGTTTCAGGGGGCTCTGATGGTGCCTACGGAGATTCTGGCAGAACAGCATATGCGCTCATTGCAAAAGCTGTTTGAACCTTTTGGCGTCACTGTGGGGCTGCTGACGGGCAGTGTGAATGGACGCAAGCGCAAAGATCTGATCGCATCCTTGCAGATGGGGATGATCGATATCGTGGTGGGTACACACGCGTTGATTCAGGAGGATGTATTTTTCCGTGATCTGGGTCTTGTCGTAACGGATGAGCAGCATCGTTTTGGTGTGAATCAGCGCAGCATTTTGCGGCGTAAAGGGTACAACCCGGATGTGTTAACGATGACGGCTACGCCCATTCCGAGAACGCTGGCCATCACGGCTTTTGGTGATATTGAAGTGTCCACCATCTCGGAACGTCCCAAGGGGCGAATTCCAATCTCGACGTACTGGGTCAAGCATGACATGATGGACCGGGTTCTTGGCTTTATTTCGCGAGAAGTGGACCAGGGGCGACAGGCGTATCTGATCTGTCCGCTTATCGAAGAATCAGAAAAGCTGGATGTACAAAATGCGATTGATCTGCATATCCAGATGCAGCAGAACTTTCCGAAGTACCGCGTCGGTCTGCTGCATGGACGGATGACGGCTGCCGAGAAGGAAGAGATGATGCGTGACTTTTACAGCAACGAAATTCAGCTTCTGGTTTCCACAACAGTTGTGGAGGTCGGGGTCGATGTACCCAACGCAACGCTGATGGTCATTATGGATGCGGACCGCTTCGGTCTGTCGCAGCTGCACCAGCTTCGTGGCCGGGTCGGCCGGGGCGCTCATGCCTCCTATTGTGTGCTCATTGCCGACCCCAAGACAGAGGTGGGGCAGGAGCGCATGAAGGTCATGACGGAAACGGAAGATGGATTTGAAGTATCGCGTCGAGATCTGGATTTGCGGGGACCGGGAGACTTCTTTGGTACGAAGCAAAGTGGATTACCCGAGTTCCGGCTTGCTGACATGGTGGGGGATTTTGCCGTATTGGAGCAGGCCCGCGATGATGTATCCAGTTTGATTGCGGACGCCAGCTTCTGGACGTCTGTGGACTACGCTCCTTTACGTGACTTTTTGCAGCAGCAGCAAGTATTCCAGGGTGATCTGATCGATTAA